Genomic DNA from Hymenobacter jejuensis:
GAGCCCTGCGCCTGCTAGGCTGCTGCCTGAGGTGTCGTGGCCCGAGGCCATGCGGTTGCCGAGGTAAGCACCAGCCGCCGCGGCTGCACCGGTGGCCAACATCCCGCCGATGCCGCTGCCACCGCCTCCGCCCATGCCCGAGCGATTGGAGTAGAAATCAGGCGCTTGCCCTTGCGGACCTACCGGACCGCGGTTGTAATTCCCATTGCCAGGATTGCCGCCCGCTGGGCTGTTGGGCCGGTTTGAGTAAAAGTCGGGGGCGTTGCCCGGCGCTCCAGCAGCGGGCGTCCGGCGGCGGAACATCCGCACCAAAAACCAGATTACGCCACCCACCGCAAGCGCCCCGATCACAAGCGTGCCCATGCCGGGCCCGGAAGGTGCGGGCTCGGGCGTGGTCGCAGCGGAAGGCGAAAACGGTGCCGAAGCCGGCTCCGTAGCCGCGGCCGAAGTGTTTAAGTCGTTGGTATTCAGGTCGGAAGCCGCTGATCCAGCTGCGGGGCTCGTGGCTGTGGCCGGAGAAGTTGTAGGCTGCGGCTGATTTTTGCGCGGATCCGAGTCGGGGTTGGCGGCCAGCATCAGGGAGTTCAGCCCCGTGCGTAAGCCAGAAAAATAACGGCCTTGCTTGAAGCTAGGCGTCATGTCTTGGTTGATGACGCGCGCCGTGAGTTCGGGCGTGATCTGCGCCCGCAGCCCCGAGCCGGCCTGAATCGTGACTTTGTGCTCTTGTCCTGCCAGCAACAGCACAATGCCGTTGTTTTTGTCGCGCTGCCCAATACCCCACGACTCGCCCAAGGCCCGGCCGTAGTCGGCTACGTCGCGTCCGCCCAGCGTGGGCACCGTCACGACTACAATCTGGGTGCCGGTGTTGTCGGCGTAGCGGCGCAGGCCGCTTTCCAGCTTCTTGGCGTCCGCCGGGCTCAGCAGAGAAGCTTGGTCGTTCACAAAGCGGAAGGGCGAGGGGCGCGGCGGCAGGCCTTCGGCGGAGCCCTGCGCTCCTGCGGTCGGCGCACCTAAGCCGGCCGACACCAAAAACAGTATGAGAAACAAAAAGCGATGCATGGCGCAGAAAATGAAGTGAGAGGTAAAACCAGTTTCGCCTCCCTTCTACGGGGCTCTCCGTCAAGTGGCTACGCGTTGACGGTCAATGAGCTGCAACAGCCGCGCCTTCGCCTCCGACCGTGGTGAGTGCATGTTAAAATTCGTCCGTGGTTTCTGCTGCGTCACTTCAAACAAGCAGCACCATTGTAAAGAAGGCTCTGCATGATTTAATTCATTGATATTCAATAAGTTGAAATTAAAGATGCGTCTTGATAAGTCAGGTGGCTAATAGCATTTACAGTGTTCTTTATAACTATTCGGGGTATCACTGGAATTTTTTGAATATTTTTTGCAGCTTAATCCATCCGACAGCACTACTCCAAACGTAAGTAGGGCTCCGTGAGCAGAGTCTAGAACGCGGGTGCCGCGGCATTATAGGTAGGCAGCAGATTGCTGCCATATTAGGTAGTAAGAGACTAGGGAACAGAAGATTACAGTGCTTCTGGGGATGGTAGTGAAGCAAGAAAAGTAGTTGATACGGGTTACACGTTGCTTACCAGATGGTTGGCTTTTTACAAGCGATCGCTCGTTGCCACAGCTATCATTCGCGCTCGCCCTGACGCGAACGCTTGCTGCCCTGCCATGCCCGGTGCAAAGCATGGCTCAGCCAGGATAGACCTTATTGGGTCGCTAGTTATTTCATAAAATATTGTAAATAAACCATTTATGTTTAAAAAACTAACTGTTGCAATCCTGCTGACCACTACGGCGCTGGCCTTTACTGCCTGCGACGATCTGCTGGAGCAACTGCACATCAAGCCAACGACGCCGGCGCCTAGCACCAAAGTAGTGCTGACGGCCACCCTCAATGCCTCCCAAGAAGTACCCCCAACGGCTTCCACCGCCACGGGTACCTTTGATGGCGTGTACGATAAAGCTACCCACGTCCTGACGTATACCGTTACGTACCAAGGGCTTACGCCCGTGGCGGGCCACTTGCACCGGGGCGCTCCGGGCACCAACGGACCGGTAGTGTATCCTTTCTCCAGCCTGACTTCGCCCGTTACAGGCACGGCGACCTTCACGCAGGCTGACGAAGATTTGTTGTTGGGCGGCGCGTTCTACGCGAACTTCCACTCGACGCAGTATCCGGGCGGCGAGATCCGCGGCAACATTGTGAAAAAGTAGCGCATACCCATTCACCGAAAACCGGGTCGGGCTTGGAAAGTGCTCTGTACAAAGAGCTGTTTTCTGTGCCCGATCCGGTTTTGATTTCGTTTCTGGTGAACGGAGAAGGCCAGCGGCGCCGATGTGCCGACGGCTCGTCGCCGGCAGTGTTTGATCCGATGTGAATATATTTGCCTGATACTATGCCAGTTACTGGCTCCAGCTAATGCTACTTAAGCTATTGTTTACCTCCGCGGTCCTTGAGGCGCATTACGACGAAGACACTGCGTGGCTGTATTTGGATTGGAAAGGCCGTCAGGATTTGGCGCAGGTGCAGGCTGTGGGTTCGCGGATATTGGCCGTCATTGAGCAAACCGGTGTGCGCAAAGTGCTCAACGACAACACCCACATTACGCATACCAGCTGGGAGCTGGTCGAATGGGTTTCCAAGGAGTATTTGCCGCAGGTGGGTCGCGCCGGCATCGAGTATGTGGCGTGGGTGCAAAGCCCGTTGCTGGCCAGCCGCAGCAACATCGACCGCATGGCTCGCTCCGTCGAGCAGAAGCCGCTGGTGGCCATTTTTGGCGATGTGGCTTCGGCCTACACGTGGCTGAGCAGCGTTACCGTACCGGTCGGTTGATCTTGTAGGCGCTTACGGCAGCCCAAACAAGGCGTCAGG
This window encodes:
- a CDS encoding TPM domain-containing protein codes for the protein MHRFLFLILFLVSAGLGAPTAGAQGSAEGLPPRPSPFRFVNDQASLLSPADAKKLESGLRRYADNTGTQIVVVTVPTLGGRDVADYGRALGESWGIGQRDKNNGIVLLLAGQEHKVTIQAGSGLRAQITPELTARVINQDMTPSFKQGRYFSGLRTGLNSLMLAANPDSDPRKNQPQPTTSPATATSPAAGSAASDLNTNDLNTSAAATEPASAPFSPSAATTPEPAPSGPGMGTLVIGALAVGGVIWFLVRMFRRRTPAAGAPGNAPDFYSNRPNSPAGGNPGNGNYNRGPVGPQGQAPDFYSNRSGMGGGGGSGIGGMLATGAAAAAGAYLGNRMASGHDTSGSSLAGAGLGNDTPHSLDPNSANVGGTSSGGFPALEGNDAVDNTPPDYFSSDDAGTDGNADYFSSDDNSSYDDLSSDDTGGGGFDDNSDNSGSW
- a CDS encoding CHRD domain-containing protein; this encodes MFKKLTVAILLTTTALAFTACDDLLEQLHIKPTTPAPSTKVVLTATLNASQEVPPTASTATGTFDGVYDKATHVLTYTVTYQGLTPVAGHLHRGAPGTNGPVVYPFSSLTSPVTGTATFTQADEDLLLGGAFYANFHSTQYPGGEIRGNIVKK